The Cydia splendana chromosome Z, ilCydSple1.2, whole genome shotgun sequence genome window below encodes:
- the LOC134804408 gene encoding 2-Hydroxyacid oxidase 1, whose protein sequence is MEKYISVKDLENAALSMLPRSAGDYYKSGATEEQSLAENRDAFKRLRILPKSLVGVGNTCLSTTVLGHKVSMPIGISPTAMQRMAHPDGELANVRAAQAEGTIYTLSTIATSSIEEVSEAAPDAIKWFQLYIYNDRDLTRNLVLRAEKSGFKAIALTVDTPLFGIRRADIRNNFTLPPHLRLANFDGHLSTKIQKAQGGGSGLNKYVENLFDKSLKWDDIKWLKSITNLPIVAKGIMRADDAIKAVKAGCSGILVSNHGARQLDGVPATIEVLPEIIEAVKSYDVEVYLDGGVTTGTDVYKALALGARMVFVGRPALWGLTVGGQAGVQRMLQILRSELHFAVQIAGTPAISDITRDMVCHQSVYSKL, encoded by the exons ATGGAAAAGTACATCAGCGTCAAAGACTTGGAAAATGCTGCTTTGTCGATGTTACCGAGATCTGCTGGAGACTATTATAAAAGTGGAGCAACAGAGGAACAAAGTCTGGCTGAAAATAGAGATGCTTTTAAAAG attgcGAATACTGCCAAAGAGCTTAGTGGGTGTTGGGAATACCTGCCTAAGTACTACAGTGCTCGGGCATAAAGTGTCCATGCCAATCGGCATATCGCCTACGGCTATGCAACGCATGGCTCATCCTGATGGCGAACTGGCTAATGTAAGAG CTGCGCAGGCAGAGGGTACAATATACACGTTAAGTACCATAGCAACAAGTTCTATTGAAGAGGTATCGGAGGCAGCCCCTGACGCCATTAAGTGGTTCCAACTCTACATTTATAATGATCG AGACCTAACCAGAAATTTAGTTTTACGCGCCGAGAAATCAGGATTTAAAGCAATAGCTCTAACAGTGGATACTCCGTTATTCGGAATACGACGAGCCGACATTCGAAATAATTTTACCTTGCCTCCCCATTTAAG ATTAGCGAATTTCGACGGGCATTTGTCTACTAAAATTCAGAAAGCTCAGGGCGGTGGAAGCGGCCTTAATAAATACGTCGAAAATTTATTTgacaaaagtttaaaatgggatGACATTAAATGGCTTAAAAG TATCACTAATCTCCCAATAGTGGCAAAAGGAATCATGCGAGCCGATGACGCAATCAAGGCGGTGAAAGCGGGCTGCTCCGGCATTCTGGTGTCCAACCACGGCGCGCGGCAGCTCGACGGGGTTCCGGCGACT ATTGAAGTGTTGCCTGAGATAATAGAGGCTGTGAAGAGTTACGACGTGGAAGTTTACTTGGATGGCGGCGTTACTACTGGAACTGACGTCTACAAGGCTTTGGCTCTCGGTGCACGGATG GTGTTCGTGGGGCGACCAGCGCTGTGGGGGCTGACTGTAGGCGGCCAGGCCGGAGTTCAAAGGATGCTGCAAATACTAAGATCAGAACTCCATTTTGCAGTACAAATTGCAG GCACGCCAGCCATTAGCGACATAACGAGGGACATGGTGTGTCATCAATCCGTGTACAGTAAACTGTAA
- the LOC134804407 gene encoding uncharacterized protein LOC134804407 yields the protein MNNEILKLLYCLLLNNTSNINLFVECNGTSIFTKDIIHDSSRMELLSAVVENASAANLLKRDSDLLMSLITVGEDYKVDCQGSWKMVEWASVILFHLASHIEGVDNSIGTTINRSDVDLEMNISETTLNNLSVSFLLKPNWENFKRGNLLKNATTQNKINDHESKYSTAAIKGFSFKAFSDEHTSFRSSPIEFAPKFVSTPKKGTTIRGVQVAELSKELINRTEQKRNDVTQRKPCGNNSPSLIKKTLSTSARLLSIVNNSCVSIYHTMGTIFWRKPADTKSRSLLKQKFKIDEATMNKFTKYLKQRVSHPDTKASDNLNVQKRDQRKLSITRKFRKSIVKKIKTGMHFYGCNFKKIAQAMWSHEKEMTPKVLYNIYRKYILK from the exons ATGAACAACGAAATTCTTAAGCTGCTATACTGTTTATTGTTGAACAATACAAGCAATATCAATTTGTTTGTTGAATGTAACGGTACATCTATTTTTACCAA agaCATAATTCATGATAGCTCGAGAATGGAACTGTTGTCCGCAGTAGTGGAGAATGCGTCCGCGGCAAATTTATTAAAACGCGACTCAGATTTGCTGATGTCCCTTATTACAGTCGGGGAAGATTACAAAGTCGACTGTCAAGGATCTTGGAAG ATGGTAGAATGGGCGTCAGTGATTTTGTTCCATTTAGCATCGCATATTGAAG gTGTAGACAATTCAATAGGAACAACTATAAACAGATCGGACGTAGACCTTGAGATGAATATATCTGAAACAACTTTAAATAACCTCTCGGTGTCATTTTTATTGAAACCAAACTGGGAAAATTTTAAAAGAggcaatttattaaaaaatgccACAACTCAGAACAAAATAAACGACCATGAATCGAAATACTCTACGGCCGCTATAAAAGGTTTTTCTTTTAAGGCTTTTAGCGATGAGCATACGAGTTTTCGTTCGAGCCCAATAGAGTTCGCACCCAAATTTGTATCGACTCCAAAAAAAGGGACAACAATACGTGGAGTGCAAGTGGCTGAATTGAGTAAAGAACTAATAAACAGGACAGAGCAAAAAAGAAATGATGTTACACAACGGAAGCCTTGTGGAAATAATTCACCTTCACTTATAAAGAAAACGTTATCAACGAGTGCTCGTTTGTTAAGCATTGTGAACAATTCTTGCGTATCAATTTATCATACGATGGGAACTATTTTCTGGCGAAAGCCAGCAGATACAAAATCCCGAAGTCTTTTAAAGCAAAAGTTCAAAATTGACGAGGCAACGATGAATAAGTTTACTAAATATTTGAAACAGAGAGTTTCACACCCTGATACAAAAGCCAGTGATAATTTAAACGTTCAAAAACGAGACCAACGAAAATTATCTATTACACGAAAATTCCGAAAGAGCATTGTAAAGAAAATTAAAACCGGAATGCATTTTTATGGTTGTAATTTTAAG AAGATAGCTCAAGCTATGTGGTCGCACGAAAAGGAAATGACGCCCAAGGTgctgtataatatttatagaAAGTATATACTCAAATGA